Proteins encoded by one window of Paenibacillus urinalis:
- a CDS encoding PucR family transcriptional regulator, which translates to MGVTVKEILQLPSFRGAKVLTGHSNVERTVSSLSVLEVSNADFSSQIVNSVQKEWYAEELVISSLFSIKDSIEKQCETIQYLHDLGEVGLILYYVGIVIPEISVELLKFAESRNFMIICMPENDYTLRYNEVIYEVMEAVVLSQQTINDNFVNESLEKVSLLPEHSRSVEMTLKLLSDRLKANLVLTSSSLDMINRVMWPRNSTLDVSRMIREYAPQLTHGRMKAEEVESAGYIEHRSVHQKNGETLFLFVIKENAKLPPKTIDKIGEVVQVAINLWGDKHNEVSEYALVKAIINDESEKMRRLAHQLHIDVSAIQMMWLVSVQDLSEEKKIREELEEYLAQYYKTAVIQTMEHGIVVLLGNCSYKYNEYEIAAEYMEAARYSSSISKIIYAPRMKNTTDVRRMYQLVNQVGKKVHLIYNHRKLYTAAEIRSMKRAIDLSVQGEEVIEEWLSVIAPVLEDSESIRTLTTYLLDAKGNLDDCAKLLYVHKNTVKYRIKKISEHIGYDITMNSEFYDVYLACMIYRLINS; encoded by the coding sequence ATGGGGGTAACCGTTAAAGAAATATTGCAATTGCCCTCCTTCCGAGGGGCGAAGGTGCTGACCGGTCACAGTAATGTGGAACGGACCGTTTCCTCCTTGTCTGTACTGGAGGTGTCGAATGCCGACTTCTCCTCACAGATCGTAAATTCCGTTCAGAAGGAATGGTATGCAGAGGAGCTCGTAATTAGCTCCTTATTTTCAATTAAAGACAGTATTGAAAAACAGTGTGAAACGATTCAGTATCTGCATGACCTTGGAGAGGTCGGATTAATCCTATATTATGTCGGCATTGTTATTCCGGAGATATCGGTTGAACTGTTGAAGTTCGCAGAATCCCGTAATTTCATGATTATCTGTATGCCGGAGAACGATTATACATTGCGGTATAACGAAGTCATCTATGAAGTGATGGAAGCGGTTGTACTAAGCCAGCAGACGATCAACGATAATTTTGTGAATGAGTCGCTAGAGAAGGTCTCACTGCTGCCTGAGCATTCCCGCAGTGTAGAAATGACGCTGAAGCTGTTATCCGACCGGCTGAAGGCCAACCTGGTACTGACGAGCAGTAGTTTGGATATGATCAACCGGGTCATGTGGCCCCGTAACTCAACCCTTGACGTCTCGCGAATGATTCGGGAATACGCACCTCAGCTGACCCATGGCAGAATGAAGGCAGAAGAAGTGGAATCTGCCGGCTATATTGAGCATCGAAGTGTTCATCAGAAGAACGGCGAGACACTGTTTCTTTTTGTGATCAAGGAAAATGCCAAATTACCGCCCAAGACGATAGACAAAATTGGTGAGGTCGTGCAGGTGGCGATCAATTTGTGGGGGGACAAGCATAACGAGGTCAGCGAATACGCGCTCGTCAAAGCGATCATTAATGATGAGAGCGAGAAGATGCGCAGACTGGCGCATCAGCTGCATATTGATGTCTCTGCTATTCAAATGATGTGGCTCGTATCGGTACAGGATTTATCGGAGGAAAAAAAGATCCGCGAGGAGCTTGAGGAATATCTCGCCCAATATTATAAGACGGCTGTGATCCAGACGATGGAGCATGGTATTGTCGTTCTCCTTGGAAATTGCTCATATAAATACAATGAATACGAAATTGCAGCGGAATATATGGAGGCAGCACGTTATTCCTCTTCGATCTCCAAGATCATCTACGCACCAAGAATGAAGAACACGACCGATGTGCGCCGGATGTATCAGCTCGTGAATCAGGTCGGCAAGAAGGTACACCTGATCTACAATCATCGCAAGCTGTATACGGCTGCGGAGATCCGCTCGATGAAGCGGGCGATTGACCTCAGCGTGCAGGGAGAAGAGGTAATCGAGGAGTGGCTGTCCGTCATTGCTCCTGTACTGGAGGATTCCGAATCGATCAGAACACTGACGACTTATCTGCTGGATGCGAAGGGGAATCTTGATGACTGTGCCAAGCTGCTCTATGTGCATAAGAATACGGTGAAGTATCGAATCAAGAAGATCAGTGAGCACATCGGGTACGATATTACGATGAACTCTGAATTTTATGATGTGTATCTTGCATGCATGATCTATCGGTTAATCAACAGCTGA
- a CDS encoding cytosine permease → MKNEKANQSWFTLGIVWAGAMISIPGLLVGNTLITGMSMSKTLLVTLVGYSIIVAIMILQGIQSTDLGKSTVQVASQVFGKRGSRTVLSILLTIACLGWFGIQANVCGAALANLLSEFDVNMPVPVASLISGLVMVVSAMYGIKVLRVLSYIAVPLLVVLCVYGLIEALNGDTMQLIADYRPEQNMGFMDGLAVTIGSFALGAVIAGDYSQFSKKRSDVWKAAIFGIIPAGLLMIGVGAVLTLAYQTNDVTAVFLSIATPFIGGVVLILAAWKTNMVNAISGGFALTNVFNVSKEKEKWAVGLAGLIGTLLAVIGILDYFTPVMSVLSAMVPPVAGVMIASYWVMNRGDKNSWKETEGVNLLGVYSWLIGSVIACIPVLLSLFPSLPQVSNQPLIGIVISFVIYVIGYRLTASKSVVLED, encoded by the coding sequence ATGAAGAACGAAAAAGCAAATCAGTCCTGGTTCACGCTTGGCATCGTGTGGGCGGGTGCCATGATCAGCATTCCGGGACTTCTCGTCGGCAACACCCTGATTACAGGGATGAGCATGTCAAAGACTCTACTGGTGACTCTGGTGGGATATTCAATTATCGTCGCCATTATGATTCTGCAGGGCATTCAGAGCACGGATTTAGGTAAATCAACGGTTCAGGTGGCAAGCCAGGTATTTGGCAAAAGGGGTTCACGAACCGTTCTCTCCATTCTTCTCACCATTGCCTGTCTCGGCTGGTTTGGTATTCAGGCTAATGTGTGTGGGGCAGCACTTGCTAATCTGCTGTCGGAATTTGATGTGAATATGCCGGTTCCTGTCGCCTCCTTGATCAGCGGCCTCGTGATGGTCGTATCCGCGATGTATGGAATTAAGGTGCTGCGTGTACTAAGCTATATTGCTGTTCCTCTACTGGTCGTGTTGTGCGTATATGGCCTCATTGAAGCACTGAATGGGGATACAATGCAGCTGATTGCCGATTACAGACCTGAGCAAAATATGGGCTTTATGGATGGACTGGCTGTAACGATCGGCTCCTTCGCCCTCGGGGCGGTAATTGCAGGGGATTATTCACAGTTCTCGAAGAAGCGTTCTGACGTATGGAAAGCAGCGATCTTCGGCATCATTCCGGCGGGTCTGCTCATGATCGGTGTAGGAGCTGTATTGACGCTGGCTTATCAGACCAATGATGTCACGGCGGTATTTCTCAGCATCGCTACTCCGTTTATCGGCGGAGTTGTCCTAATTCTGGCTGCCTGGAAGACCAATATGGTCAATGCCATTTCCGGCGGATTTGCACTAACCAATGTCTTTAATGTTTCGAAAGAAAAAGAAAAGTGGGCGGTTGGACTGGCCGGATTGATTGGAACACTGCTCGCGGTTATCGGCATCCTGGATTATTTTACGCCTGTCATGTCGGTCTTGTCCGCGATGGTACCGCCTGTAGCCGGGGTGATGATTGCTTCCTACTGGGTGATGAACCGAGGGGATAAGAACAGCTGGAAGGAGACCGAGGGAGTCAATCTCCTCGGCGTATACTCCTGGCTCATTGGCTCGGTAATTGCCTGTATTCCGGTCCTGTTGTCACTCTTCCCGAGCTTGCCGCAGGTATCTAATCAGCCGCTGATCGGCATCGTGATTTCATTTGTTATCTATGTCATTGGATATCGTCTAACCGCTTCAAAGTCTGTCGTACTGGAGGATTAA
- a CDS encoding DUF917 domain-containing protein yields MRYLDKAAIEHIAIGAAFLGTGGGGDPYIGKLMAISAIEKNGPVQLVTVDEIEDEDFFIPTAMMGAPSVSSEKFPNGEEFVKVFQKLSQYLGKDKIAGTYPMEAGGVNSMIPIVVAAQLGLPLVDCDGMGRAFPELQMVTFNLDGISATPMAITDEKGNIGIFETINNRWTERLARTATVEMGASSLVSLYPTTGLQMKQSGVHHIVTLSEKIGQIIASNHKDAKDKLSELLALVSGYELFQGKIVDVIRETKGGFNLGRINLEGIEAHKGGMMKVHFQNENLIAEKDDEVIAMTPDLLCLVDYETLSPVTTESLKYGKRVRVIGLPCDHKWRTKKGIETAGPRYFGYDYDYVPIEELVNKAVKDHV; encoded by the coding sequence ATGAGATATTTAGATAAAGCTGCGATTGAACATATTGCGATTGGCGCTGCGTTTCTTGGAACGGGCGGCGGGGGTGACCCTTATATCGGCAAACTTATGGCCATATCAGCGATTGAGAAGAATGGACCTGTTCAACTGGTTACGGTTGATGAAATAGAGGATGAAGACTTCTTTATTCCTACGGCAATGATGGGAGCGCCATCGGTCTCGTCCGAAAAGTTCCCCAATGGAGAGGAATTCGTTAAAGTCTTTCAGAAGCTCTCCCAGTACCTGGGCAAGGACAAGATTGCTGGTACTTATCCGATGGAAGCAGGCGGCGTGAACTCGATGATTCCGATTGTCGTTGCAGCCCAGCTGGGATTGCCCCTGGTCGATTGTGACGGAATGGGCAGAGCCTTCCCCGAGCTGCAGATGGTGACCTTCAACCTGGACGGAATATCAGCAACGCCAATGGCGATTACGGATGAGAAGGGAAACATCGGTATTTTTGAAACGATCAACAACCGCTGGACCGAGCGTCTTGCGCGGACGGCCACAGTCGAGATGGGGGCAAGCTCACTCGTGAGCCTCTATCCTACGACGGGCTTGCAGATGAAGCAGAGCGGGGTTCACCATATCGTGACGCTCTCTGAGAAGATTGGACAGATTATAGCTTCTAATCACAAGGATGCCAAGGACAAGCTCAGCGAGCTGCTGGCCCTTGTATCGGGATATGAGCTCTTCCAGGGTAAGATTGTTGACGTCATTCGGGAAACCAAGGGAGGCTTCAACCTCGGACGAATAAATCTGGAGGGCATTGAAGCGCATAAAGGCGGAATGATGAAGGTGCATTTCCAGAATGAGAATCTCATTGCTGAGAAGGATGATGAGGTCATCGCGATGACACCGGATCTTCTGTGCCTGGTGGACTATGAGACGCTGTCTCCGGTAACCACAGAAAGCCTGAAATACGGGAAGCGTGTGCGGGTTATTGGACTTCCTTGCGATCATAAATGGAGAACGAAGAAGGGGATCGAAACAGCAGGACCAAGATACTTTGGCTATGACTACGATTATGTCCCAATTGAGGAACTAGTGAACAAGGCGGTGAAGGACCATGTATAG
- a CDS encoding hydantoinase/oxoprolinase N-terminal domain-containing protein, which produces MYRIGIDVGGTNTDAILLDEHNQLLHAVKSPTSLDIGSGIEASLRSLLAEAGIDKTQITHAMLGTTQCTNAIVERKKLAKVGVIRLGYPATASVPPYTAWPQDMMEVLSGRYALVQGGYEYDGQVLGEINEAEITAILKEWQDQVEAIAVIGVFSSIKNDQELQVRDLIHKAYGEGFPVSCSSLIGSVGLIERENATILNAALCKVIKTTTEGFVHALAEEGITAAQVFLCQNDGTLMSIDYAKQFPILTIACGPTNSIRGASYLAQIKDTMVLDVGGTTSDIGVLQDGFPRESSVAVEVGDIRTNFRMPDIISVGLGGGSIVRVNESGKITVGPDSVGYRIGEEALVFGGKTLTTTDIAVRLGLADVGDPSLVAHLEEDFARSVQAEISLILEQAIDKMKTSSDDVRLVLVGGGSIIVPDSIRGVASMIKVPNGGVANAIGASIAQISGQYEQIYIYSREPREFSLQDAREKAVNQAVLAGAAADTIELVEVEETPLAYHPENATRLRVKVVGQMR; this is translated from the coding sequence ATGTATAGAATCGGAATTGATGTGGGTGGAACGAATACGGATGCCATTTTGCTGGATGAGCATAATCAGCTTCTTCATGCGGTGAAATCTCCGACAAGCCTCGATATCGGATCAGGGATCGAAGCATCACTCAGAAGCCTGCTTGCAGAGGCGGGGATCGACAAGACCCAAATTACACATGCAATGCTGGGTACGACGCAGTGTACCAATGCGATTGTAGAGCGCAAGAAATTGGCCAAGGTTGGTGTCATCCGCTTGGGTTATCCAGCGACTGCCTCCGTTCCTCCTTATACGGCCTGGCCGCAGGATATGATGGAGGTGTTGTCTGGCCGTTATGCCCTCGTTCAAGGCGGTTATGAATATGACGGTCAGGTGCTAGGCGAGATTAACGAAGCAGAGATTACCGCCATTCTTAAGGAATGGCAGGATCAAGTCGAAGCAATTGCAGTCATTGGCGTATTTTCTTCCATCAAGAATGATCAGGAACTGCAGGTGCGGGACCTCATTCACAAGGCTTATGGCGAAGGCTTCCCGGTATCCTGCTCCTCCTTAATCGGCTCAGTAGGACTCATTGAGCGTGAGAATGCAACGATTCTGAACGCTGCCTTGTGTAAGGTTATTAAGACGACCACAGAAGGGTTTGTCCATGCTCTGGCGGAGGAGGGGATTACTGCTGCACAAGTGTTCTTGTGTCAGAATGACGGCACCCTCATGTCTATTGACTATGCGAAGCAGTTCCCTATTCTTACGATTGCCTGCGGACCGACGAACAGCATAAGAGGCGCTTCTTATTTGGCGCAGATTAAGGACACGATGGTGCTGGATGTAGGAGGTACAACTTCGGATATTGGAGTATTGCAGGATGGGTTTCCAAGAGAATCTTCTGTAGCGGTAGAGGTTGGTGATATTCGGACGAACTTCCGGATGCCGGACATCATCTCTGTAGGACTCGGCGGCGGGAGCATTGTTCGTGTGAATGAGAGCGGTAAGATTACGGTGGGACCGGACAGTGTCGGTTACCGAATCGGTGAAGAGGCGCTTGTCTTTGGCGGCAAGACGCTGACGACGACAGATATTGCAGTCCGGCTGGGGCTGGCCGACGTTGGTGATCCATCGCTTGTCGCTCACCTGGAAGAAGATTTTGCAAGATCCGTTCAGGCGGAAATCTCTCTGATCCTCGAGCAGGCAATTGATAAGATGAAGACCTCCTCTGACGATGTGAGGCTTGTGCTTGTCGGCGGAGGTAGTATTATTGTGCCGGACAGCATCCGCGGTGTAGCGAGTATGATCAAGGTGCCGAATGGCGGTGTTGCCAATGCGATTGGAGCATCGATTGCCCAGATCAGCGGGCAGTATGAACAGATCTATATTTACTCCAGAGAGCCGCGCGAATTCTCGCTTCAGGATGCCCGGGAGAAAGCGGTGAACCAAGCGGTGCTCGCAGGAGCTGCAGCGGACACGATTGAATTGGTCGAAGTGGAAGAAACGCCGCTGGCTTATCACCCGGAGAATGCAACCAGGCTCCGAGTGAAGGTCGTAGGTCAGATGAGATAA
- a CDS encoding DUF6081 family protein produces the protein MEQQRVFGDFHSILDEGKVWKIGGFALPDGTFWEYREPDAVVIVRNGILYVRAPLSRQHDQVQILDNAKHMYYSAEEVEVPESGEVTFELQIRARTRGTVPGDFYDGYVSLNLLDFSTGAALDFFANNEQFCSVYAILPFPGVKVPESDKTRYFSIFKEDDAHFKPQEFNTYTITYNRANDEAVFLVNGHEVRRETGIPIKMNKFTIALGIMTEKDLSPEGSVSVHGQTVIAEYSPVTVTIKE, from the coding sequence ATGGAGCAGCAGCGTGTATTTGGAGATTTTCACTCCATTTTAGATGAAGGTAAAGTGTGGAAGATTGGAGGATTCGCTCTTCCGGACGGAACGTTCTGGGAGTACAGGGAGCCGGATGCGGTGGTCATCGTACGGAACGGAATATTATATGTACGGGCGCCGCTGAGCCGGCAGCATGACCAAGTTCAGATTCTCGATAATGCGAAGCATATGTATTATTCCGCGGAGGAAGTCGAAGTGCCGGAATCCGGTGAAGTGACCTTCGAGCTGCAGATTCGTGCGCGTACAAGAGGAACCGTTCCCGGAGATTTTTATGATGGCTATGTATCCCTGAATTTACTGGATTTCAGTACCGGAGCCGCGCTCGACTTCTTTGCTAACAATGAGCAGTTCTGCAGTGTGTATGCCATTCTGCCGTTCCCTGGCGTGAAGGTTCCTGAATCGGACAAGACCCGTTACTTCAGCATTTTCAAAGAAGATGACGCTCACTTTAAGCCTCAGGAGTTCAACACGTATACCATTACGTACAACCGTGCTAATGATGAAGCTGTATTCCTCGTCAATGGCCACGAGGTACGCCGTGAAACCGGCATTCCGATCAAAATGAACAAATTTACGATTGCGCTCGGCATTATGACGGAGAAGGACTTGTCTCCGGAAGGCAGCGTATCTGTGCATGGACAGACGGTCATCGCTGAGTATTCACCAGTGACCGTAACGATTAAGGAATAA
- a CDS encoding YdhK family protein produces MKKQWALIGMTAMLIMSGCGNAGDSNSNDAADTAAHEDHSAMNHSSSGEVPEGLKEAANPKYKVGDTAQMTTDHMSGMKGAEAKITGAYDTTVYTVSYTPVTGGEEVTDHKWVIHEEIQDAGSEPFAPGSEVVLLADHMEGMKGAEATIDSAKPTTVYMVDFTPTTGGEPVSNHKWVTEEELAAL; encoded by the coding sequence ATGAAAAAACAATGGGCACTAATCGGAATGACAGCTATGCTCATCATGAGCGGATGTGGGAATGCTGGCGACAGCAATTCAAACGATGCTGCAGACACAGCGGCGCACGAGGATCATTCGGCCATGAATCATTCTTCGTCAGGAGAGGTTCCTGAAGGTTTGAAGGAAGCGGCAAATCCGAAATATAAGGTCGGAGACACGGCGCAGATGACTACAGACCACATGTCAGGCATGAAGGGAGCAGAAGCTAAGATTACCGGAGCCTATGATACGACCGTTTATACGGTTTCATATACACCTGTTACCGGTGGGGAGGAAGTAACGGATCATAAGTGGGTCATCCATGAAGAAATCCAGGATGCGGGCAGCGAACCGTTTGCACCAGGCAGCGAGGTCGTGCTGCTCGCCGATCATATGGAAGGGATGAAAGGAGCAGAGGCCACGATCGATTCGGCCAAGCCCACAACCGTATATATGGTTGATTTCACTCCAACGACGGGCGGCGAGCCTGTGTCAAACCATAAATGGGTGACGGAAGAAGAGCTGGCAGCACTGTAA
- the cdaS gene encoding sporulation-specific diadenylate cyclase CdaS — protein sequence MDTREPALPEAMKNQLNDQLHLLMDGIHRVLGTIEENQCCILNQFEQMNQQFRAIHTIAASYYLRTYLEPFTDHYTTLATTVQHLSERRHGALIAIRRKDEIKPFVHSGIPINAILSFSLMESIFYPGNPLHDGGVVVDKNVIRSAGNIYPTAQFYEGEEMLGTRHRAAIGLTERTDCLVLVVSEETGRVSFAIQGKLYPVQPSGLL from the coding sequence ATGGATACACGTGAACCGGCACTGCCAGAAGCGATGAAAAATCAGTTGAATGATCAGCTGCATCTACTGATGGATGGCATCCATCGTGTACTTGGCACGATAGAGGAGAATCAGTGCTGTATTCTGAATCAATTCGAGCAGATGAATCAGCAGTTCCGGGCTATTCATACCATTGCTGCCTCTTACTACTTACGAACTTATCTTGAGCCGTTTACAGATCATTATACGACGCTGGCAACGACCGTACAGCATTTATCAGAGCGAAGACATGGAGCGCTCATTGCTATTCGAAGAAAGGACGAGATCAAACCGTTTGTCCATTCTGGCATTCCGATCAATGCGATTCTTTCCTTTTCACTGATGGAGTCGATATTTTACCCGGGAAATCCATTGCATGACGGCGGGGTTGTCGTTGATAAGAATGTCATTCGATCCGCGGGCAATATTTATCCTACCGCACAGTTTTATGAAGGCGAGGAGATGCTGGGCACACGGCACCGCGCGGCCATTGGACTAACCGAACGTACAGACTGTCTTGTACTGGTCGTCTCCGAGGAGACGGGACGTGTATCCTTTGCTATTCAGGGCAAGCTGTATCCGGTTCAGCCGAGCGGCTTGCTGTAG
- a CDS encoding ring-cleaving dioxygenase, with protein sequence MNHLKGIHHVTAITSNAEKNYEFFTYVLGMRLVKKTVNQDDIQTYHLFFADDKGSAGTDMTFFDFPGIPQGKHGNDEIYKTSFRVPSDAAIDYWVKRFDRLGVKHTGVKEQFGKKTLSFVDFDDQQYQLISDEHNKGVASGTPWQNGPIPLEYAITGLGPIYIRHAQFDYIKELMERVLLFKEIAAEGSLHLFEVGEGGNGAQVVVEHNTMLPPARQGYGTVHHAAFRVEDRAVLEEWIERMSSFGFTTSGYVDRHFFESLYARVTPQLLFEFATDGPGFMGDEPYETLGEKLSLPPFLEPHREQIEQDVRPINTMRSDRVIDKEYE encoded by the coding sequence ATGAATCATTTAAAAGGAATCCATCACGTAACGGCAATCACCAGCAATGCGGAGAAGAACTATGAGTTCTTCACCTATGTTCTCGGCATGCGTCTCGTTAAGAAGACGGTTAACCAGGACGATATTCAGACCTATCATTTGTTCTTCGCAGATGACAAGGGGAGTGCGGGAACGGATATGACCTTCTTCGATTTCCCCGGCATTCCGCAAGGCAAGCATGGTAATGATGAAATTTACAAGACTTCATTCCGGGTGCCGAGCGATGCGGCTATTGATTATTGGGTCAAGAGATTTGACCGCCTTGGTGTCAAGCATACCGGGGTAAAAGAACAATTCGGCAAGAAGACATTGTCCTTTGTTGATTTTGATGATCAGCAGTACCAGCTGATCTCGGATGAGCATAACAAAGGAGTGGCTTCGGGGACACCTTGGCAGAATGGACCCATCCCACTGGAATATGCCATTACAGGCCTGGGACCCATCTATATACGTCATGCTCAGTTCGATTACATTAAAGAATTAATGGAGCGGGTACTCTTATTCAAGGAAATTGCTGCTGAAGGCTCGCTTCATTTGTTCGAGGTGGGTGAAGGAGGCAATGGAGCACAGGTTGTCGTTGAACATAATACGATGCTTCCGCCTGCACGCCAAGGGTACGGAACCGTTCATCATGCTGCATTCCGCGTAGAAGACCGTGCCGTGCTAGAAGAATGGATTGAGCGGATGTCGAGCTTCGGATTTACAACCTCAGGCTATGTAGATCGGCATTTCTTCGAATCATTATATGCGAGAGTCACGCCGCAGCTTCTATTTGAATTTGCAACGGACGGCCCTGGTTTCATGGGAGATGAGCCTTACGAGACTTTGGGAGAGAAGCTGTCCTTGCCACCATTCCTTGAGCCGCATCGTGAACAGATTGAGCAGGATGTACGTCCGATTAATACGATGCGAAGCGATCGAGTAATTGACAAGGAATATGAATAA
- a CDS encoding phage holin family protein: MEWSAIWELIDPRLFGVVAACWVVGYILKSTPSFPDWTIVYVVVVVAVGLSVWILGLSPDSVIQGILAGAFSVYGHQVVKQTRSARSGSGKNE, from the coding sequence GTGGAATGGAGCGCAATATGGGAATTGATCGACCCGAGACTGTTCGGCGTCGTGGCGGCATGCTGGGTGGTAGGATATATTCTGAAGTCAACCCCATCCTTTCCGGATTGGACGATTGTGTATGTTGTTGTCGTCGTAGCCGTCGGTTTGAGTGTATGGATACTCGGTCTTTCGCCCGATTCAGTCATACAAGGCATTCTTGCAGGCGCATTTTCGGTATATGGACACCAGGTGGTGAAGCAGACAAGAAGTGCGAGGAGTGGCTCTGGTAAGAATGAGTAG
- a CDS encoding glycine betaine ABC transporter substrate-binding protein, with product MPKLPIAEWIDAIVDWLNVSIAGFFRLISTVIESVVGFFSGLFMLPHPILFIIIIGVLAYLLGKWKLTLFTVLGFLLIYNLGYWPQSMDTLGLVVTSGIISIVIGVPLGILSAYSRSIERIVTPILDLMQTMPAFVYLLPAVTFFSLGVVPGVIASVIFSIPPTIRMTHLGIRQVSKELVEAADAFGSTSSQKLFKVQLPLAMPTLMSGVNQTIMLSLSMVVIASMIGAQGIGAEVYRAVGQLQIGKGFEAGLVVVVLAIVLDRFTQNLVGKPGQKKKSRLTSKQRIWIGSAAAAIVLIAGFSQYFVGGSTTGGTTASGGVGEEVNYEIIGIDPGAGIMASTNKAIEDYELTDWTLVEGSGSAMTAMLERAIQNEQPIIVTGWTPHWMFNKYDLKYLEDPKKSYGEAEEIHTVARKGLQEDHPTAYEFLDRFQWTPEDMGEIMIAIQDGASAEEAAAEWAAAHPDKVEEWISGLSPVSGDSIKLSYVAWDSEIASTNLVAYILSEKLGYNVTSLQVEMGPMWQGVASGDVDASLAAWLPVTSATYLEKYKDQIDDLGINLEGAKTGLTVPAYMDIDSIEDLK from the coding sequence ATGCCTAAGTTACCTATTGCGGAGTGGATTGATGCCATTGTCGATTGGCTGAATGTATCCATTGCCGGATTCTTCCGTCTCATTTCAACCGTCATTGAAAGTGTCGTTGGATTTTTCTCAGGGCTGTTTATGCTCCCACATCCTATTCTGTTTATCATCATTATAGGGGTCCTTGCTTACTTGCTGGGTAAATGGAAGCTCACCCTGTTTACTGTACTGGGCTTCCTGCTTATCTATAACTTGGGATACTGGCCGCAGTCCATGGATACGCTCGGGCTTGTTGTGACCTCAGGTATTATATCGATTGTAATCGGCGTACCGCTTGGAATTTTGTCTGCATACAGCCGCTCTATAGAGCGTATCGTCACACCGATTCTGGACCTGATGCAGACGATGCCTGCCTTTGTATACCTGCTTCCGGCAGTAACCTTCTTCAGTCTAGGCGTTGTACCGGGTGTTATTGCTTCTGTTATCTTCTCTATACCGCCTACGATTCGGATGACCCATCTTGGGATTCGTCAGGTATCAAAAGAACTGGTCGAGGCTGCAGATGCATTCGGATCTACATCTAGCCAGAAGCTGTTCAAGGTACAGCTCCCGCTTGCCATGCCTACTCTGATGAGCGGTGTGAATCAAACCATCATGCTGTCACTGTCTATGGTCGTTATTGCTTCCATGATCGGTGCGCAAGGGATTGGTGCCGAAGTATACCGTGCAGTAGGACAGCTTCAAATCGGTAAGGGCTTTGAGGCTGGACTTGTTGTCGTCGTTCTTGCCATTGTGCTTGACCGATTTACACAGAACCTCGTCGGCAAGCCAGGGCAAAAGAAGAAGAGCCGTCTTACTTCCAAGCAGCGTATCTGGATCGGTTCGGCTGCAGCAGCTATTGTACTGATTGCAGGATTCTCCCAATACTTTGTGGGCGGATCAACTACAGGCGGGACAACAGCCAGCGGTGGTGTAGGTGAAGAAGTAAACTACGAAATTATCGGAATTGACCCTGGTGCCGGGATTATGGCATCTACCAATAAGGCCATTGAGGATTATGAGCTGACGGATTGGACACTGGTCGAAGGCTCCGGTTCAGCGATGACCGCCATGCTGGAAAGAGCCATTCAGAATGAGCAGCCGATTATTGTAACCGGCTGGACACCTCACTGGATGTTTAATAAATATGATCTGAAATACTTAGAAGATCCGAAGAAGTCTTACGGTGAAGCGGAGGAAATTCATACCGTAGCGCGTAAAGGACTTCAAGAAGACCATCCGACCGCCTATGAGTTCCTGGATCGGTTCCAGTGGACTCCTGAGGATATGGGCGAAATCATGATTGCCATTCAGGATGGCGCTTCTGCTGAGGAGGCTGCAGCGGAATGGGCTGCAGCTCATCCAGATAAAGTAGAGGAATGGATCAGCGGTTTATCACCGGTCAGCGGTGATTCCATTAAGCTCAGCTATGTAGCCTGGGATTCTGAAATTGCGAGTACCAACCTAGTCGCATACATCCTGTCGGAGAAGCTCGGCTACAATGTCACTTCTCTGCAAGTTGAAATGGGACCGATGTGGCAGGGTGTGGCGAGCGGAGATGTAGATGCATCCCTTGCTGCTTGGCTGCCGGTTACCTCCGCGACTTACCTGGAGAAATACAAGGATCAAATTGATGATCTGGGCATCAACCTTGAAGGTGCCAAGACAGGTCTTACCGTACCTGCTTACATGGATATTGATTCCATTGAGGATTTGAAGTAA